One window from the genome of Sneathia sanguinegens encodes:
- a CDS encoding ABC-F family ATP-binding cassette domain-containing protein: MIQTSNLSMIYGGKKLFEDVSEKFVPNNCYGIIGANGAGKSTFLKLLSGEIDSTAGEIIIPKGKRLSFLKQNHFEYEENKLIDVVLMGHKQLYDIILKRNELYSKSDFSEEDGILAAELEGEFAELDGWDAETNAQKILLGLGIDSSLHEKTMSTLVEADKVKVLLAQALFGNPDILLLDEPTNGLDIKASTWLEEFLINLEDTTVLVVSHDRHFLNKVCTHIVDIDYGKLKIYVGNYNFWYESSQLIQELLRNQNKRLEQKRKELQDFISRFSANASKSKQATSRKKELEKLQLEDIQVSNRKYPYIDFKPEREAGNNMLTVSNISKTINGEKILNNVSFRVETGEKVVFLSDNDLAITTLFKILSGELEADEGSYEWGVTTSQAYFPKDNSSYFDNVNLSLIDWLRQYSNDEHEEYIRGYLGRMLFSGEEAKKEAKVLSGGEKVRCMLAKMMLSSANVLIMDNPTDHLDLESITSLNKGLINFKGTLLFTTKDHEFNETVANKIIDLKNDEVHVSLSSYDEYLGLI, encoded by the coding sequence ATGATACAAACAAGCAATTTATCTATGATTTATGGAGGTAAAAAGCTTTTTGAAGATGTAAGTGAAAAATTTGTGCCAAATAATTGCTATGGAATAATTGGTGCTAATGGAGCTGGTAAATCAACATTTTTAAAATTATTAAGTGGTGAAATTGATTCTACAGCTGGTGAAATTATAATACCAAAAGGTAAAAGATTATCATTTTTAAAACAAAATCACTTTGAATATGAAGAAAATAAATTAATTGATGTCGTTTTAATGGGTCATAAACAACTTTATGATATAATTTTAAAAAGAAATGAATTATACTCTAAAAGTGATTTTAGTGAAGAAGATGGTATTTTAGCTGCTGAACTTGAAGGAGAATTTGCAGAATTAGATGGTTGGGATGCTGAAACAAATGCACAAAAAATATTATTGGGTTTAGGAATAGATAGTTCTTTACACGAAAAAACAATGAGTACTTTAGTCGAAGCAGATAAGGTTAAGGTTCTATTAGCTCAAGCTTTATTTGGTAATCCTGATATTCTTTTATTAGACGAACCTACAAATGGTTTAGATATTAAAGCTAGTACTTGGTTGGAAGAATTTTTGATTAATCTTGAAGATACAACTGTTCTTGTTGTATCGCATGATAGACATTTTCTAAATAAAGTTTGCACTCATATTGTTGATATAGATTATGGAAAATTAAAAATTTATGTAGGTAATTACAACTTTTGGTATGAATCTAGCCAATTAATTCAAGAATTACTTAGAAACCAAAATAAAAGGCTTGAACAAAAAAGAAAAGAATTACAAGATTTTATTTCAAGATTCTCTGCAAATGCTTCTAAATCAAAACAAGCAACAAGTAGAAAAAAAGAATTAGAAAAATTACAATTAGAAGATATACAAGTTTCAAATAGAAAATATCCATATATTGATTTCAAACCTGAAAGAGAAGCTGGTAATAATATGCTAACAGTTTCAAATATTTCAAAAACAATTAATGGAGAAAAAATTCTTAATAATGTTAGTTTCAGAGTAGAAACAGGAGAAAAGGTCGTTTTCTTATCTGATAATGATTTAGCAATTACAACTTTATTTAAAATATTATCTGGTGAATTAGAAGCTGATGAAGGAAGTTATGAATGGGGTGTAACAACAAGTCAAGCATATTTTCCAAAAGATAATAGTTCATATTTTGATAATGTTAATTTATCATTAATTGATTGGTTAAGACAATACTCAAATGATGAACATGAAGAATATATAAGAGGATATTTAGGTAGAATGCTCTTTTCAGGAGAAGAAGCAAAAAAAGAAGCAAAAGTTTTATCAGGTGGTGAAAAAGTAAGATGTATGTTAGCAAAAATGATGTTGTCTTCTGCTAATGTTTTAATTATGGACAATCCTACTGATCATCTTGATCTTGAATCCATAACATCACTTAATAAAGGTTTAATTAACTTTAAGGGAACACTTTTATTTACAACTAAAGATCATGAATTTAACGAAACTGTTGCAAATAAAATAATTGATTTAAAAAATGATGAAGTACATGTTTCACTTTCTTCATATGATGAATATTTAGGTTTAATTTAA
- a CDS encoding polymorphic toxin type 50 domain-containing protein: MFYNISLGVFPYSLSEDFARVMKVDRNRATVLLQTETARVRSMAEIESYKQMEVSKYQIIATLDDRTSDICQSMDMKIFDTKDYEVGVTAPPFHPNCRSTKVPYYEDNTVTKDGRIARDENGKQYTVGNLSYSEWAEKYVKNPEQLKGYGQYARYKKVLGDKAPNSFDKFVDMKYNNNNNNKKYADLKTRYYIKTKAKLTVNQGKQGKHILGHNNYQGGSYVFDTIDIQKLVNKYAGNGDLKISKNKWNNIEFIEYNENIGIFVNIDKTERYETKRFSIHYSKTGVHIVPRKGN; encoded by the coding sequence ATGTTCTATAACATTTCATTAGGGGTTTTTCCTTATAGTTTATCTGAAGACTTTGCAAGAGTAATGAAAGTGGATAGGAATAGAGCGACAGTGTTATTACAGACAGAAACTGCAAGAGTAAGAAGTATGGCAGAAATTGAAAGCTATAAGCAGATGGAAGTTAGCAAGTACCAGATAATAGCTACATTAGATGATAGAACTTCCGATATATGTCAAAGTATGGATATGAAGATATTTGATACCAAGGATTATGAAGTTGGAGTTACTGCTCCACCTTTTCACCCTAATTGCAGAAGTACCAAAGTACCATATTATGAAGATAATACTGTTACAAAAGATGGAAGAATAGCAAGAGATGAAAATGGCAAACAGTATACAGTGGGTAATTTAAGCTATTCTGAATGGGCAGAAAAGTATGTAAAAAATCCAGAACAATTAAAAGGTTACGGACAGTATGCAAGATATAAGAAAGTTTTAGGAGACAAAGCACCTAATTCGTTTGATAAATTTGTGGATATGAAGTATAATAATAATAATAATAATAAGAAATATGCAGATTTAAAAACAAGATATTATATAAAAACAAAAGCTAAATTAACTGTTAATCAAGGTAAACAAGGAAAGCATATATTAGGTCATAATAACTATCAAGGTGGTTCTTATGTATTTGATACAATCGATATACAAAAATTAGTTAATAAATATGCTGGTAATGGAGATTTAAAAATTTCAAAGAATAAATGGAATAATATTGAGTTTATAGAATATAATGAAAATATAGGAATATTTGTGAATATAGATAAAACAGAACGATATGAAACTAAAAGATTCTCGATACATTATTCTAAAACTGGAGTTCATATAGTACCTAGAAAGGGAAATTAA
- a CDS encoding DUF2513 domain-containing protein: MILDKDLIRQILLYVEENGNDKMPVYNIEIDGYTDEEIRYHFKRLLEADIINGEVVELQGNKIRFNCLTWYGHEYLDGIRDKGLWKKIKKDIEVYGVKSVTLDIIKAYAEKIIKEKLGI; this comes from the coding sequence ATGATATTAGATAAAGACTTAATAAGGCAAATACTACTGTATGTTGAAGAGAATGGAAACGACAAAATGCCAGTATACAATATCGAAATAGATGGATATACAGATGAAGAAATTAGATATCATTTTAAACGATTATTAGAAGCAGATATCATTAATGGAGAAGTTGTTGAACTTCAAGGCAACAAGATTAGGTTTAATTGTTTAACTTGGTATGGTCATGAATATTTAGATGGCATAAGAGATAAAGGATTGTGGAAAAAAATCAAAAAAGATATAGAGGTTTATGGTGTTAAAAGTGTTACTTTAGATATTATAAAAGCTTACGCAGAAAAAATAATTAAAGAAAAATTGGGAATATAA
- a CDS encoding ADP-ribosyltransferase, giving the protein MDNKGYNKSKQVAVEYRLADEKLADELQVKSDDWFKTLTRDEKESIKDYTDTYYARINKYLRGEDISEYFDDYYTKKYLEKTIENLDSALSKLKLNENITFYRGVSREELEYLKTFDTLKAYTSLTTDKDNVAKDFAEYNGGNNGTVVKFNIPRGFRGGYIGTNSYYSDEKEFLLLRNSKYSIKFLNESWEVTVND; this is encoded by the coding sequence TTGGATAATAAGGGGTATAATAAAAGTAAGCAAGTAGCGGTTGAGTATAGGTTGGCTGATGAAAAATTAGCTGATGAATTACAAGTGAAAAGTGATGATTGGTTTAAAACTTTAACACGAGATGAAAAAGAGTCGATAAAAGATTATACGGATACTTATTATGCTAGAATAAATAAATATTTAAGAGGAGAAGATATAAGCGAATACTTTGATGATTATTATACAAAAAAATATTTGGAAAAAACTATAGAGAATCTTGATAGTGCATTAAGTAAATTAAAATTAAATGAAAATATAACTTTTTATAGGGGAGTAAGTAGAGAAGAGTTAGAATATTTAAAAACATTTGATACCTTGAAAGCATATACTTCATTGACAACGGATAAAGATAATGTTGCAAAAGATTTTGCTGAATATAACGGTGGTAATAATGGAACAGTAGTTAAATTTAACATTCCTAGAGGATTTAGGGGTGGATATATTGGTACAAATAGCTATTATTCAGATGAAAAAGAATTTCTATTATTGAGAAATTCAAAATATTCTATAAAATTTTTAAATGAAAGTTGGGAGGTAACTGTAAATGATTAA